The region CTATTTCAAACTAGCTTATCAAAAGTTAGTTTATAAGTTacaataaacttttttttttttttagttttaccttatgtttaattacaataaattaatttattttttcaaaacaagacataaaatgtttgtgtttgataaagttaatggAAAACTAACgggaaaaaaacataaaaaaaaactacTCCATAAGATCGATGGCATTCTATACCGCAACTAATCACAAATGTTGCGccaaaaaaatttgttttgatgGAAGCATATAAGATTATTGCCATCAGAATGATAAAAATTAAGATATTTTTTATAATCAACGTGGTGTCGAAAACGTATATTACATACTCACTCCACACATGTTATTATAGATAATTTACAAAACTATATGCTACTAATTATACCAAAAGTACTCTGTGTTGAGTCATGGTTCGTCATCTTCCTCGTGCACATTGCCATGCAGATGCTGTGATCAAACATTTGTCTTGCCAAGCCAGAGAAATGGCATTGCCTTCTTCTCTTTCAAAGGAAGTAAACCCTCCATTTTCCCCACCAAATTGAATGGGACAATAATGGCTATTGATTTTCAACAGGAGCTTTGCTTGAATTATCGACTTGGAACTTAGACGCCTTCCTGAAAATCCATGACTTTCCATCCTTCCTTTCCAGGTTTCCATCCTCTCGTACTTTGGCGAATTTTCCTCGTCCTTATCGAAATCCATTAGCCGTTTGATCTCTTTGCCGAGATGGTTCTTTTCGATCTGAAGCCTTTGGAGACTATCCAGAGGAAGGAAATCATCCAGTGAGTCGAACATGGCTGCGTAGTAATGCAAGAACTCCATGAATCTTGATAGGAAGGTTCTTGGGCTTCGGCCGCCTTCTTGCTCGACCATAACAACTAGGGAAGGGTTTAGATTGTGTATCGATTTTAACGTTTCTGAGATGTGTGTGAAGTTGCacaaggaatttaaatagaagaCTGAGTTTACAACCACCGTTTCGTTCTTCCTCTTGGTTATTGATTTCAGCCCAGAATTTGATCTCAGCATACCATGGAACTCAAAGATTAGATTCCTAAAGGTTTTGGCAAAGCCGACTAGTCTTGCCTCTGTCTCTTCGAGTTCCTCCAAGCTTTTTCCAAACCCTGTTATTCGAAGAGACACGCGGTTTCCAGAAGTGGCCTTGTCTGACAATGATTGCATTAATGATGGCCACTGGAAACCATACGCCACATCGAGGTCGACAACATGCAATGATCGGTTGTTATTTTTTTCTTCCCTTTCGAATGATTCCATGATCGACTGGTTTGCGGTGAAATGAGCAAACTGGTAATACGGGGATACTTTGTAGAGTTCCATGTATGCCAAGAACTCATCTTCGGGTGCTGGTTCCTTCATTATCATTGAGTGAAAAGGTGATTGGCGTGTGAGAAGCCTTGCCACCAATCCATCTGCAAAATAAGCCGCCACCCTTTGTACTGAGTCGCCTATCAAAGATACGTTTTGATACAATTCACTCAGATTATCGACAGCGGAATCAAGGTTATTCTCGTCAAGGGAGGTAGCGGCAACGAGCAATAAGTGGATCAAACGGAGTCCTTTTCCATCCTCGCCCGTGCTTATTTCTGGtgtcttcttttctttctttaacATGATTTCCCTCATTTCCAAAAGACTATAGATATTTCCTTCAGAAACTCCATTCGTATCCAAAGGTTTAAATTCTTCCCTTCTCTTTCTTTTCACCTTTCTTTCACGACCACTACCAGAATCGATCACGATTgcaagcccaagacgcaacaacTGCTCATCTTGTACGCCTTCCATATATCTATACAAGTTATGAACTTCTGATTAGTAGGAAGAGATTGAAGTGAATGAGGGAGTTTATGAATTGCCGTTTGTTTATATAGCCAAATAAGGAAAAGAATCATGGGAAGTTACGAACAAAAAGGATCTTATGACCATGGGAATAAGTTAGAATTGTTGAACCTAACATTAATAAATTCATGCCTTTGAAAAGCTAGCTGTGATGCTTCGGGTATTTCAAGAAAGGATCTTTTGATGCCAAATTAAGGTAAGAGGAATCATATAGACCAACCTCAAGATGGATTTGTCTTATCCAAGTATAAGATGCCATCACACTCTACCCTTGTATCTTTCTTTTTCTCCCATAAATTTCTCCGAGCATCTCTATtgcagttttatttttattttattattgttggcaagttttattttttaaacaactaattagatattattataaataaataaaacacacaaTTAAATACAAAAATTTAGAGCTTAATTACATAAGGATTTTTAAGCCACTTAGTTATCCTACTAACTTTAAACTTAGAGCATGGGCTAGAATTCCGGCCAAGAAAACGAAAACACAACTATATAATCAAATGTTGACTCTTTCATAATCGTCCCGTATCTATAAACAAAATATTGTTGACAAATAGAGAATCCGGTTTTACCTAATGATGCTTCTTGTATATATATAACTTCGCCAACTTCTTTTGGTCATGGGCGACGACAAATTGCCTTTGattaaaagaataatattgcaTGCCTGCCCCAAAAGTTGGTGATGTTCTAACAAGAATATAATTTGTCGCTAGTGAAGAAATGAAGCACCATAATATCCTTATGTTATATATGACTCAACTTTAAATGGAATTAAAGCATCTGTCATTCGACCTCATCTAAGTTATCCAAAAAATTCCGTATATTCCTTTAGCAACATTAATTTTTTCCATAAAACTAGATTCCATGTTTTTGCATCTTAAGCTTGTACTTACTGCATAAAAGTTAGGGTTATTATATATTGTTTCATATTTTTAGCTGCTGCAACGACTGTTTATCCCCATCCCCAGCAGTCCCTTTTTCCTAAAACCGAAACCTTAAATCCATACCAGTACTGTCAATTACTTAGAACACGCTCAATAATTACTGTGTACTCATTATCTCTTAATTTTGAGCAGCCATGCATGATGCCTAGCGACGGAAAGGTGGAACACAAGTGCAAATTAATAAGAGAGCATAAATTAAAATATCATCGATCGAGGATACGAATAAACcaagttttttattcatatataaatgatGTGGGGACATAAATATGTATATTATtggtatatataaaaaaatttggtTTATTCATATCTGAAAAAatgagaaccggaaccggaaccgcttacgGCGGTTCCAAaactttaggaaccggaaccggaaccgctccgGTTTTGGAACCGACGGTTCCGAGACGGTTCTGGTTTCTAAACGGGTACCGTGTTCTGCTGCTCACCCCTAATAGATTGTGATGGATTGTCACATTATCATTCTATATTTCATATaaatctattaattttttttttctataatgcaTTGAACTTTATAACATAGCATGATATCTTACATTGGTAGAGTTTCATCCATTGAATAATAACAAGATTTGCCATCTCCTCATTCGTTATTCAATTAAACTTACAATTTGTGGATTTGATCATTTTTTCCTTCTTTCTCCTCAAACTCCTCCCTTACCCTATTGACCAAATTCTCTCTTTCCTCTCCCCCACGTTAGCGATGACTTTGTCTCTCCATCTCACGCGTTCTCTTTGATTACCATGACAAAAGCAGACACCTCAACCTAACAAATTTTTTAGCATCACCAAAATCAAATCAAGATAATGAGAGTGATAGCACTCAACATGTGAatgattatatgtttgtatgttacTCAGGCCCCTTGTTTGTAGCCTAGCCTAGTCGGCTCGTTGGCCTTGTATTATGTATTGCATTGTATTATTGTGTTTGGAGATAAAGAATAATAGAACTCAACATGTAAATCTCAACATAGCAaataatgaataaaataaatatataacatcTTATATAAGATAATGCAAATATTGAGTTTTGGGTCACTACACCAATCATACTTTAGATGGGTTTTGGATAACTTTGTTGAATCATTTGATTGGACATCATTTGTTAAAGCCATTGTTACTTGTTAATAGTTGTTAATATCGGTGATCACTTagtatgaaacttttcaaaatggaAATTGATCTCAATTCAAATCTCTCATGCTTCAACTGTGAGGTGACATGTAAAAAGATGAAACTAATTTGTTTTATATGTCGAGCATTGATGGATCAAAAGGTTTGTATTTCATTACTTCAACTTTCTAAGAAAAAGGAAAACgatttagcataacaattatatttgataattataagcaatatttatttaattatgcaAAATTATAGGACTTAGATCACCCAGCAAGATAATGAGGATCGAATCCGTTGCTAATTAACCATGTATTCATTTATCAAGAATATTGTTTGATACCAACACACGTTTGTTTTTTTCTAAATCATATAGATCCACATCTATAAAAGGTTGATATTCAGTTCTTTCTTAGTAACTATTTGTCTCTTTGTCAATGGTGTTTCAACAACATTTAAGATTAAATAATAGCTTCATTCACCAACGAAAGGATTGCATCAACTTGAAAATGGATGTGTCATTGTTGTCATCACTTTGAGGATATACAACTCGATTATTGAAATAAACAGTATTAACATGATCATCACTTGCCACAAAACATGTTATTATCGGCATTAAAAAATGATAGTATATTTATTTATCTCGATGCTCTAAGCAGATGCTCCAAAATTGGTTTTGTCCGCCTTATTTTGAGtttattagttactttaggtagTAGCTCGATATCATTAAAGGATTCTATTTATTGTTGACAAATAACATTGAGAATCAGTTAGTGTCTAAGATGctccttgtatatatatataacttggcCAACCTCTTTTGGTCACGCATGATGCATACCTTGGATCATAACAATTTGCCTTGAGTACGTGGAAGAATCTGCATGCTTGCCTGCCTCAAAAAGTTGGTGAAATTGTAACAagaatatatattataatatgtCAATATATAGTGAAGAAATTAATGATACACCTTATTTCTTATCTTATGAGTCAACTTCAAATGGAAAGCATCTAGTCATCGATCTCACCTAAGGTATCCAAGAAACTCCATATATATCCCTTTGAGCAACATCGATTTCATCAAAGTATAAAGAAGGAACCATCGAAAATATATACCTCCATTAAGTGTAAGGGTCATCAATGGTTACAAATTGCATTTCcacaatgtgtgtgtgtgtatatatatatatatatatatatatatatatatatatatatatatatatatatatatatatatatatatatatatatact is a window of Lactuca sativa cultivar Salinas chromosome 1, Lsat_Salinas_v11, whole genome shotgun sequence DNA encoding:
- the LOC111916700 gene encoding GRAS family protein RAM1 — encoded protein: MEGVQDEQLLRLGLAIVIDSGSGRERKVKRKRREEFKPLDTNGVSEGNIYSLLEMREIMLKKEKKTPEISTGEDGKGLRLIHLLLVAATSLDENNLDSAVDNLSELYQNVSLIGDSVQRVAAYFADGLVARLLTRQSPFHSMIMKEPAPEDEFLAYMELYKVSPYYQFAHFTANQSIMESFEREEKNNNRSLHVVDLDVAYGFQWPSLMQSLSDKATSGNRVSLRITGFGKSLEELEETEARLVGFAKTFRNLIFEFHGMLRSNSGLKSITKRKNETVVVNSVFYLNSLCNFTHISETLKSIHNLNPSLVVMVEQEGGRSPRTFLSRFMEFLHYYAAMFDSLDDFLPLDSLQRLQIEKNHLGKEIKRLMDFDKDEENSPKYERMETWKGRMESHGFSGRRLSSKSIIQAKLLLKINSHYCPIQFGGENGGFTSFEREEGNAISLAWQDKCLITASAWQCARGR